The following are encoded together in the Deinococcota bacterium genome:
- a CDS encoding ABC transporter permease has product MPLYKYIFRRILFAIPLILGITVVAFLIANAIPADPINANLPQNALGNERLVTAFREKWGLDRPLHIQYLTYLGNLLQGDMGVSVKTRNPVLNDIRQFLPATVELATMSIVVGLLLGISFGVVSAVWRNSPLDYLVRIFALIGVSFPVFLLALIGLSVFHAHLGWVAGPGRLGFLVNRPPQVTGLFTIDSLLAGQWATFRDAVSHLILPSLVLGGYVSGIIARITRSSLLEVLGTDYIRTARAKGQLEPLVVLRHGLSNALIPVVTLLGVLYGNLLAGAVLIEAIFAWPGIGRYAFRASTSQDFPAIMGVSMLIAFIYVIANFIVDILYFFLDPRIRYS; this is encoded by the coding sequence ATGCCACTCTACAAGTACATCTTCAGGCGTATCCTGTTCGCGATTCCCCTGATCCTCGGGATCACCGTCGTCGCTTTTCTCATCGCCAACGCCATACCGGCGGACCCGATCAACGCCAACCTGCCGCAAAACGCCCTCGGCAACGAGCGACTCGTGACCGCCTTCCGGGAGAAGTGGGGTTTGGACAGGCCCCTGCACATTCAGTACCTCACCTATCTGGGCAACCTGCTGCAAGGTGACATGGGCGTGTCCGTCAAAACCAGAAACCCGGTGCTGAATGACATCAGGCAGTTTCTGCCGGCGACCGTCGAGTTGGCGACCATGTCGATTGTTGTCGGCCTGTTGCTGGGGATAAGCTTCGGGGTGGTATCGGCGGTGTGGCGCAATTCGCCCCTCGACTATCTGGTGCGCATCTTTGCCCTGATCGGCGTCAGTTTCCCGGTCTTCTTGCTCGCCCTGATCGGCCTGTCCGTGTTTCACGCCCACCTTGGCTGGGTCGCGGGTCCCGGCAGGCTGGGCTTTTTGGTGAACAGGCCGCCCCAGGTGACTGGCCTGTTCACCATCGACAGTCTGCTGGCGGGTCAGTGGGCGACCTTCCGTGACGCCGTCTCCCACCTGATCCTGCCGAGCCTGGTCCTCGGCGGCTACGTCTCGGGCATCATCGCTCGCATCACCCGCTCCTCGCTTCTGGAAGTTCTCGGCACCGATTACATCCGTACTGCTCGAGCCAAAGGACAGCTCGAGCCCCTGGTCGTCTTGCGGCACGGGCTCTCGAACGCCCTCATTCCCGTCGTCACCCTGTTGGGTGTGCTCTACGGCAACCTGCTGGCTGGCGCGGTCCTTATAGAAGCCATATTCGCCTGGCCCGGCATCGGCCGTTACGCCTTTCGGGCTTCGACCTCGCAGGACTTCCCGGCCATCATGGGCGTGAGCATGCTCATCGCCTTTATCTATGTCATCGCCAACTTTATCGTGGACATCCTCTATTTTTTCCTCGATCCTCGCATCAGGTACAGCTGA